Within Synechococcus sp. NB0720_010, the genomic segment GCCGCTGCAGCCGTCGGATGTTGGCTGACATCTCGGCCCCCCATGGCCGATCGGGGGTCTATCCCGGTTTTTGCCGGCCACTCACTCCCCGTTGGGGTCTGGAGGATCAGCGCCTGCCCAGTTGGCGGCTGCGGCTGGAGCCGGGACCCCTTCGTTGGCCAGAGCAGTTGGGTCCTGAGGGGTGCCTCGACGGACCGACGGAGGTCGGTGATGTGGTGCTGCGCCGGGCCGATGGTTTCCTGGCCTATCACCTGGCGACCGCGGTCGATGAGTGGGCACTCGGCATCAGTGATGTGGTGCGCGGCTTGGACCTCTGGCCGGCCACGGGACCGCAGGTGGCGGTCCTTCAGCACCTAGGCGTGGAGCCGCCGCGTTACTGGCACCTGCCCCTCTGGATGGATGGTCAGGGCCAGCGCCTGTCCAAACGCGATGGCGGCATGGGCCTTGCGGTTTGGCGGGAGCAGGGCGTTCTGCCTGAGGCGGCGATTGGTCGCTTAGCCGCCTCCTTAGCGCTGGTGCCGGAGGGCTCCTGTCTCAGCGCCCAAGAGCTGTTGCAGCACTGCCAGCTCGGGACCTTGCGGCAGCAGTTGAGCAAGGCTTAACAATCCCTTCGGGATCAAAACCCCTGGCTGCGAACAAAGTGAGGCCATCACCAGGAGCGGCCCATGGCCAGGCCCGAGGAGCAGGGGAAAACAGCCATCAATGAGGGTGCAAAGCCTTGTCCCAGGTGTGGAGGGAGCGGCATCCAGCGCACGCAAACGGCCGGCTACCGCACCTGCTTGCAATGCGTGGGTCAGGGCACCATCCTGTTGATCAGCGCTTCGTCTTCTGCCGCCAGATGAAGAAAGCCGTCGTTGCGACCACGGCCAACAGGGGTGCGGCAGTCAGCAGCAGCAGGGCAATGGCGGTCCAGTCGGTGTACATCGCGGCCAGGGCGAAAGCGGCGCCCATCCTCTCAGGCGCTCTGCTCGTTGTGAGCTGCTGTTGCGTTCCGGTTTCGGCCCGGGCGGGTGTGGTCTTTGACGATTGCCAGCCCACGCCGGATGGGGGAGTGACCTGCAACACCCAGCCGACGGGGAACACGCTGATGGATGACGAGGCGGCCCGTTACGGCCTCTTCAATGAAGCCAGCCCTGGCTGGTCGGAATTTGACCCGTACCAGGGCTACGACGACATGTTTGGCGGGAACGAAACCTGACCTGCAGGTGAGGGCTCCGTAGGATCCGCCCCATCTCGAGTTCGCTGAGCCAGCCCCCGATGGAGCTCACCTACCGTCCCCGCCGCCTGCGCCGTTCCCCTGCCCTGCGGGCGATGGTGCGTGAGACCTCCCTGAGTCCCGCGGACTTCATCTATCCCCTCTTTGTCCATGAGGGGGCCAGCAACGAACCCATCGGGGCGATGCCCGGCTGTCAGCGCTGGAGCCTGGATGGGCTCGTGCAGGAAGTCGGTCGTGCCTGGGACCTGGGGATCCGTTGCGTGGTCCTCTTCCCGAAGGTGGCCGATGGCCTGAAGACCGAAGACGGTGCGGAGTGCTTCAACGAAGGTGGCCTGATCCCTCGGGCGATCCGCCGCCTGAAGGAGGTACACCCCGAGATGGCGATCATGACGGACGTCGCCCTGGACCCCTACTCCTGCGATGGCCATGACGGAATCGTCAGTGGCGAAGGGGTCGTGCTCAACGATGAAACCGTTGCCCTGCTCTGCAAGCAGGCCGTTGCCCAGGCCCGTGCCGGTGCGGATCTGATCGGCCCCAGCGACATGATGGATGGCCGCGTTGGTGCCATCCGCGAAGCGCTCGATGAGGAAGGCTTCGAGCACGTCGGCATCATTAGCTATACGGCGAAATACGCCTCGGCCTACTACGGCCCCTTCCGTGAAGCACTGGATTCCGCCCCTCGTGCGGTGGCCAGCAAGCCCATCCCGAAGGACAAATCCACCTACCAGATGGATCCGGCCAACGCCCGCGAGGCCATCACCGAGGCCCAGCTCGATGAGCAAGAGGGGGCCGACATCATGATGGTCAAGCCCGGTCTGGCTTACCTCGACATCATTCACCGCCTCCGTGAGGAGAGCGAGCTGCCGATCGCGGCCTACAACGTCAGTGGTGAGTACGCCATGGTCAAGGCGGCCGCTGAAAAGGGTTGGATTGACGAGCGGGCTGTGGTGCTTGAAACCCTCCTCTGCTTCAAGCGTGCTGGTGCGGATTTGATCCTCACTTATCACGCCTGTGATGCAGCCGAATGGCTGCGCCAGGGCTGAAGCCGGCTCTGACGGCAAGCACTCCGGGGCAACCCCCCTAGCGTTAGCCCGTCCAACGCGGGCTGCATGAGTGGGGCTGCGCGGGTTACGCCACCTTTTGCTCGTCGTTGCCGTCGGCTTCCCGGTCGGGGTCGTCGCGCGCGAGAAGGAGATTCCTCCGGCGCTCCTCCCTCTGGTCAAGAGTTTTGAGGCGTACGCCCGGGATCTTGATCGTCTCGATGGGGTCCTCAAGGTCGCCTCACCGGAGACCCCTGCGGCTGAGCCCACTGCGGAGTTGCTGGAACGGCTCAGGCCTCCCAGCCCGGGAGACTTGCCGGCCAGAACTGAGGCCGTTGCCGTCGCACAACGGCTGCGCCTGGACCTGCAGCAGGTGATCGCCGTTGCGGTACAAAACGACCCGGTCCTGCAGCAGCAGGTTGCCGAAGTCCAGGAACAGCAGGGCTGGTTGAAATCGGTTCGCGGCCGTCTGTACCCGATCCTTGGCCTGAACCTCGGCGGGAGTTACACCCAGCAGAAGGTGGGCAATGTCGCTTGGCAGGGGAACGAGAGCCTGTATGGCGTCGACTCCGCCTTCTACGTCCCGACGGGTGGTTGGGAACGGGCCCAGACGAACGTCGGCGAAGGATTTGCCCTGCTGCGCCTCGATTACGAGCTCTTGAGCTTTGAGCGCAATGCCGCTCTCGCGGAGGTCAAAGCGGAACTCGATGCCTCTGAGCAGCGCTATGGCAACCGCCTTCGTCAGTTGCAGCTCAACGTCAGTGAGGCCTACTACCAACTGCAACTGGCTGACCAATTGCGCAGGATCCGTCAGGTGGTCGTCGACAACGACACCGTGATCTACGACCAGGTCGTGGCGATGAAGATCGCGGGCCTCGTGCCGCGGGTTGATCTCTTA encodes:
- the gluQRS gene encoding tRNA glutamyl-Q(34) synthetase GluQRS; its protein translation is MSTLLPSHLRALRREVADLKETARRGRYAPSPTGPLHLGNLRTALLSWLITRLQGGEWLLRIDDLDTPRNRAGAEASIREDLRWLGLLWDGPVLRQSERRGLYATVLSALRRSGQLYPCRCSRRMLADISAPHGRSGVYPGFCRPLTPRWGLEDQRLPSWRLRLEPGPLRWPEQLGPEGCLDGPTEVGDVVLRRADGFLAYHLATAVDEWALGISDVVRGLDLWPATGPQVAVLQHLGVEPPRYWHLPLWMDGQGQRLSKRDGGMGLAVWREQGVLPEAAIGRLAASLALVPEGSCLSAQELLQHCQLGTLRQQLSKA
- the hemB gene encoding porphobilinogen synthase — protein: MELTYRPRRLRRSPALRAMVRETSLSPADFIYPLFVHEGASNEPIGAMPGCQRWSLDGLVQEVGRAWDLGIRCVVLFPKVADGLKTEDGAECFNEGGLIPRAIRRLKEVHPEMAIMTDVALDPYSCDGHDGIVSGEGVVLNDETVALLCKQAVAQARAGADLIGPSDMMDGRVGAIREALDEEGFEHVGIISYTAKYASAYYGPFREALDSAPRAVASKPIPKDKSTYQMDPANAREAITEAQLDEQEGADIMMVKPGLAYLDIIHRLREESELPIAAYNVSGEYAMVKAAAEKGWIDERAVVLETLLCFKRAGADLILTYHACDAAEWLRQG